The following coding sequences lie in one Lolium perenne isolate Kyuss_39 chromosome 2, Kyuss_2.0, whole genome shotgun sequence genomic window:
- the LOC127328244 gene encoding uncharacterized protein, whose product MAAEDLEWERSKISHQDMNLMKKLGLTKTKDALRFPSDESYPSPPIEYRVSFVDHLIRGLSTPIHDFLRANLAEANKRADALALQLEQSENARKKAESNAAVIEDLRKRLHNAENSLSENITQQTAREERIISRLESQSRRFVRRTQQDYDLENPEGDRLLDALSLLEIHGDEACHGLTDTRTVLSRLFPFHFAKKEEPESFTALAQCFMSKEDLGPSLRQEGLKIGVEGTIALVANSHQDVDWAKVGDVKDMETKKWQSLIKAAKPNSKKILAFLGFKPTPAPSSSKPEVK is encoded by the exons ATGGCggcggaagatctggagtgggagagatccaagatctcccacCAAGACATGAACTTGATGAAGAAACTCGGGCTCACGAAGACGAAGGACgcactgcgcttccccagcgacgaAAGCTATCCctcgcctccaatcgagtatcgggtcagtttcgtcgaTCATCTCATTCGCGGCCTGTCCACCCCCATTCACGACTTCCTCCGCG CCAatcttgcggaagctaacaaacgtgctgatgctcttgctctgcaattggagcaaagcgaaaatgctcgcaagaaggctgaatcaaATGCCGCTGTTattgaagatcttcgaaagagactTCACAACGCGGAAAATTCTTTGAGTGAAAACATCACTCAACAAACTGCCCGCGAGGAAAGGATTATCTCTCGATTAGAATCACAGAGccgacgttttgtca GGAGGACGCAGCAAGATTATGATCTAGagaatcctgaaggtgatcgcctcCTCGACGCGCTCTCCCTTCTTGAGATCCATGGAGATGAAGCATGCCATGGTCTTACTGACACGAGAACAGTTCTGTCTCGGCTTTTTCCCTTCCACTtcgcgaagaaagaagaacccgagtCTTTTACTGCCCTCGCCCAGTGCTTCATGTCGAAGGAAGATCTTGGACCCAGTCTTCGACAAGAAGgcttgaagattggtgttgaaggcaccatagctttggttgcTAACAGCCATCAAGATGTCGACTGGGCCAAAGTTGGTGATGTGAAGGatatggagacgaagaaatggcagtctttgattaaggctgccaagccaaattcgaagaagatccttgctttccttggattcaagccaactccggctcctagttcgtcgaagccggaggtcaagtag